Proteins encoded within one genomic window of Neorhizobium galegae bv. orientalis str. HAMBI 540:
- a CDS encoding RraA family protein, whose product MKKYHIGSVPKQVDPELIARFESVEVATIGHFRHRGFVHHSISPVVEPGRTLVGTAVTVAIPATDSTLLHHAIGFIRPGDFLFVDRLGDDRHACIGGGVAFAIKTAGAIGVVLDGPCTDVEEILELDLPFWSRGVSGITTRLNDLGGSLNLPISCGNVPVLPGDIVVADASGVVVIPVDEAEEVVEEAIARQARAGRNKDKIAAGEKLGDLSGASRLVAAALEPK is encoded by the coding sequence ATGAAGAAATATCACATCGGCAGCGTGCCGAAACAGGTCGACCCGGAACTGATCGCCAGGTTCGAGAGCGTCGAGGTGGCGACCATCGGCCATTTTCGCCACCGCGGTTTCGTGCATCATTCGATTTCCCCCGTTGTCGAGCCGGGCAGGACGCTGGTCGGCACGGCGGTGACGGTGGCAATCCCGGCAACCGACTCCACCCTTCTCCACCACGCGATCGGTTTTATCCGCCCCGGTGATTTCCTGTTCGTCGACCGGCTCGGTGACGACCGGCATGCCTGCATCGGCGGCGGCGTCGCCTTCGCGATCAAGACCGCCGGCGCCATCGGCGTTGTGCTCGACGGTCCGTGCACAGATGTCGAGGAAATTCTTGAACTCGATCTGCCGTTCTGGTCACGAGGCGTCTCCGGTATCACCACACGGCTCAACGATCTCGGCGGCTCGCTCAACCTGCCGATCTCCTGCGGCAACGTTCCGGTCCTGCCGGGCGATATCGTGGTTGCCGATGCAAGCGGTGTCGTAGTGATCCCGGTCGATGAAGCTGAAGAGGTCGTCGAGGAGGCGATCGCGCGTCAGGCACGGGCGGGCCGCAACAAGGACAAGATCGCAGCCGGCGAAAAGCTCGGCGATCTCTCCGGTGCCAGCCGCCTGGTTGCCGCTGCGCTGGAGCCGAAATGA
- a CDS encoding ABC transporter substrate-binding protein, whose amino-acid sequence MFTRREVGSLILGAGALSMVGNLPKANAADRPSLNIAVDNLWANMATINGISTTSRRIFPNFYDNLVDRDYIKDENGLIFAPKLATKWEQNGNVWKFTLREGVKFHDGTEMTAEDAVFTLSPERLWGAKPFEPRGKTFTAGFKRVEATGKYTFEIETERPDPNIPSKLTGYIGFVVPKKYYMEVGVDAFGQKPIGTGPYKVTTFRSGEIMVLEAFDDYWDGPPPVKQISWKIVPEFAARMAGLVSKEFDFIVNIPTDQEAALEKYQGVTLKRVLADNYPALAFNTRPDPVDNPLVDPNLRYAMVQAIDMNAIVQALFNGTTEHPAVPFNFTEYGKFYDPKAPVKLPYDVAAAKALVAKTKYKGEKLLWHITRQYYPNYEAAAEIMVEQWREVGINVEAQILDNFELVYRRPYHLMNMSMSSDFIPGDPYQPLWLDWGPTASRSTATWKTWDPTPEYLAAGKKFDEAIEFEDRRRAYLELSDAWQKVTPGYYMWKSVYNCAHRAGIQFKFKPNGEMRIYGDYFKFV is encoded by the coding sequence ATGTTTACAAGACGTGAAGTGGGAAGTCTCATTCTCGGAGCGGGGGCCCTGTCGATGGTGGGCAACCTTCCGAAAGCAAATGCGGCGGACAGGCCGTCGCTCAATATCGCGGTCGACAATCTCTGGGCCAATATGGCGACGATCAACGGTATCTCGACGACGTCGCGCCGTATCTTCCCGAATTTCTACGACAACCTCGTCGACCGCGACTACATCAAGGACGAAAACGGCCTGATCTTCGCGCCGAAGCTCGCCACCAAATGGGAGCAGAACGGCAACGTCTGGAAGTTCACCCTGCGCGAAGGCGTCAAGTTCCACGACGGCACGGAGATGACGGCGGAAGACGCGGTCTTCACGCTGTCGCCGGAACGCCTCTGGGGCGCAAAGCCGTTCGAACCGCGCGGCAAGACTTTTACCGCCGGCTTCAAACGTGTCGAAGCGACCGGCAAATATACGTTCGAGATCGAGACCGAGCGGCCGGACCCGAACATCCCGAGCAAGCTCACCGGTTATATCGGCTTCGTCGTGCCGAAGAAATACTACATGGAAGTCGGCGTCGACGCCTTCGGCCAGAAACCGATCGGCACCGGTCCGTACAAGGTGACGACCTTCCGTTCCGGCGAAATCATGGTTCTCGAAGCTTTCGACGACTATTGGGACGGCCCGCCACCGGTCAAGCAGATCTCCTGGAAGATCGTTCCGGAATTCGCCGCCCGCATGGCAGGCCTGGTCTCCAAGGAATTCGACTTCATCGTCAACATTCCGACCGATCAGGAAGCGGCGCTCGAAAAATACCAGGGCGTGACGCTGAAGCGCGTTCTGGCCGACAACTACCCGGCTCTCGCCTTCAACACCCGTCCGGACCCGGTTGACAATCCGCTGGTCGATCCGAACCTGCGCTACGCCATGGTCCAGGCGATCGACATGAACGCGATCGTCCAGGCGCTCTTTAACGGCACCACGGAACATCCGGCAGTGCCCTTCAACTTCACGGAATACGGCAAATTCTATGATCCGAAGGCGCCGGTGAAGCTTCCCTACGATGTCGCAGCCGCCAAGGCGCTCGTCGCCAAGACCAAATACAAGGGTGAGAAGCTCCTCTGGCACATCACCCGCCAGTATTATCCGAACTACGAGGCGGCAGCCGAAATCATGGTCGAGCAATGGCGCGAGGTCGGCATCAATGTCGAGGCGCAGATCCTCGACAATTTCGAACTCGTCTACCGCCGCCCCTACCACCTGATGAACATGTCGATGAGCTCGGATTTCATCCCCGGCGATCCCTATCAGCCGCTGTGGCTCGATTGGGGCCCGACCGCATCGCGCTCCACCGCCACCTGGAAGACCTGGGATCCGACGCCGGAATATCTGGCCGCCGGCAAGAAGTTCGACGAGGCGATCGAGTTCGAGGACCGCAGACGAGCCTATCTGGAACTTTCGGACGCCTGGCAGAAGGTGACGCCCGGCTACTACATGTGGAAGAGCGTCTACAACTGCGCCCACCGCGCCGGCATCCAGTTCAAGTTCAAGCCGAACGGCGAGATGCGCATCTACGGCGATTACTTCAAGTTCGTATGA
- a CDS encoding creatininase family protein: MMSIKRKHALKDMTFAEFRERLSEKPVILLPFGSQEEQGPHAPMGDFMLTEAVAGQVAKASDAIVAPIIPFGYADFFKTIPGGIQFRASTFSAVVEDTVTAFLDHGIEHILILNGHTSNAPLFDQTLRRIRAERGVSVAFINLWQAIPDTLWRELHGPSVAAARGHGGDPLTSIYLHLFPELMRMDLARPSVREKAFGLPTGGVNNVQFEGMPVHVPLNCDEVNADGMLGGDPLLASAEKGAKMVEHLVGFCARFVEHLRRCDMRSVTAFSPQTEKAAS; this comes from the coding sequence ATGATGAGCATCAAACGCAAGCATGCGCTGAAGGACATGACGTTCGCGGAGTTCCGCGAACGTCTTTCCGAAAAACCCGTCATCCTGCTGCCCTTCGGAAGCCAGGAGGAACAGGGACCCCATGCCCCGATGGGCGATTTCATGCTGACCGAAGCGGTGGCGGGACAAGTAGCGAAAGCCTCCGACGCAATCGTCGCGCCGATCATCCCGTTTGGTTATGCCGATTTCTTCAAGACCATTCCCGGCGGCATCCAGTTCCGGGCCTCGACCTTCTCGGCCGTGGTCGAGGACACCGTGACCGCCTTCCTCGATCACGGCATCGAGCATATCCTGATCCTGAACGGCCATACCAGCAATGCGCCGCTCTTCGACCAGACGCTTCGCCGCATCCGCGCTGAGCGCGGCGTCTCGGTCGCCTTCATCAATCTCTGGCAGGCGATCCCGGATACCCTCTGGAGGGAGCTGCATGGTCCCTCAGTCGCAGCGGCCCGCGGCCATGGCGGCGATCCGCTGACCTCGATCTACCTGCATCTCTTCCCAGAACTGATGCGCATGGACCTCGCCCGCCCCTCGGTGCGCGAAAAGGCCTTCGGCCTGCCAACCGGCGGCGTCAATAACGTCCAGTTCGAGGGCATGCCGGTGCATGTGCCGCTCAATTGCGATGAAGTGAATGCCGACGGCATGCTCGGCGGCGATCCGCTGCTCGCCAGTGCCGAAAAGGGCGCAAAGATGGTCGAACATCTCGTTGGCTTCTGCGCCCGTTTCGTCGAACACCTGCGCCGCTGCGACATGCGCTCGGTGACAGCCTTTTCACCGCAGACGGAAAAGGCGGCATCATGA
- a CDS encoding N-formylglutamate amidohydrolase, producing MTELTFAPVEIDGVLKIIPPTAPAVPLVFDSPHSGLTLPDFERTVSDELVRVASDTYVDDLFGFAPSIGAPLLIAHFPRSFLDLNRSLKDVDLQMVEGEWPHPTRDSASARRGMGLTWRYAWGDTPMYGRKFTVKELEERIDTYWRPYHREMVRLLDETHAAFGKVYHVNCHSMPAIGHVLSPDPAGTVRKDIVVGDYEGVSSEPDFVRLVVETLQGLGYSVSLNVPFKGAELVSAYSAPARNRHSIQIELNRRLYMNEETREKSEGYDEVKANLAKLGAVMRDYVIRGT from the coding sequence ATGACAGAGCTGACTTTTGCCCCCGTCGAGATCGACGGCGTTCTCAAGATCATTCCGCCGACGGCGCCGGCCGTCCCGCTGGTGTTCGACTCGCCGCATAGCGGCCTGACGTTGCCGGATTTCGAACGAACGGTTTCAGACGAACTGGTGCGCGTCGCCTCCGACACCTATGTGGACGACCTTTTCGGCTTTGCGCCGTCGATCGGCGCGCCGCTGCTGATCGCCCATTTTCCGCGCAGTTTCCTTGATCTCAACCGGTCGCTGAAGGATGTCGACCTGCAAATGGTCGAAGGTGAATGGCCTCACCCGACCCGCGACAGCGCCTCGGCCCGCCGCGGCATGGGGCTCACCTGGCGTTACGCCTGGGGCGATACGCCGATGTACGGCCGCAAGTTCACGGTGAAGGAGCTGGAAGAGCGCATCGACACCTATTGGCGGCCCTACCACCGCGAAATGGTACGGCTGCTGGACGAGACCCATGCGGCCTTCGGCAAGGTCTATCACGTCAACTGCCACTCGATGCCGGCGATCGGCCATGTGCTCTCGCCCGATCCCGCCGGCACGGTCCGCAAGGATATCGTGGTCGGCGATTACGAGGGCGTGTCGAGCGAACCGGATTTCGTGAGACTGGTCGTCGAGACGCTGCAGGGGCTTGGTTATTCGGTATCGCTCAACGTGCCCTTCAAGGGTGCCGAACTGGTCTCGGCCTATTCTGCGCCGGCCAGGAACCGACACAGCATCCAGATCGAGCTCAATCGAAGACTGTACATGAATGAGGAAACCCGAGAGAAGAGCGAGGGTTATGACGAGGTGAAGGCCAATCTCGCCAAGCTTGGCGCGGTCATGCGCGACTACGTCATCCGCGGAACTTGA
- a CDS encoding gamma-glutamyltransferase: MMENPQYNHLRVERGIYRKIAGVSERGVVTSQHYAAAEAGAAILSAGGNAVDAAVTAAFTLQTVEPWMTSLTACGYMLIAQPDGKVEVVEFTGRVPSTFDEEFYKPDPSIKTFIGHPASIDNRNVRGFTAAVVPGCVRGFAEALKRYGTIGFDRALTPAIERARKGMYVDWHTTLAIAIAEGELGMDPGARSIFLPSGHAPEPGSTLPLDQLAKTLEQLANEGPDSLYGGAIGEKLIADLNAGGSSITLEDLANYAPLLYPSRTMPLQGKTVHVAGETSAGQRLFDALDHFDRKRGKGPVDAGFFTAMAEALWESFGAHRKRLNPAETTNKTSTTQVNAVDSEGRMVAITFTLLNRFGARALSPSTGILLNNGMSWFDPTPGRANSLTPNAYAPSNMCPVAITDENGAFAAFGAAGGNQIVPSLAQLTGMILHAGLDIEEAMNMPRMTTGPHNDIIVNVDMPAEQIEALAKIAKVKPAAAVVYPRPFAAPGMVGRRGNAFIGMPDITYPAAYAATA, encoded by the coding sequence ATGATGGAAAATCCGCAATACAACCATCTCCGCGTCGAGCGCGGCATCTATCGCAAGATCGCCGGCGTCAGCGAACGCGGCGTCGTTACCTCCCAGCACTACGCGGCGGCCGAGGCTGGGGCGGCGATCCTGTCAGCGGGCGGCAATGCCGTCGACGCTGCCGTGACTGCCGCCTTCACCTTGCAGACCGTCGAACCCTGGATGACCAGCCTCACCGCCTGCGGCTACATGCTGATCGCCCAGCCGGACGGAAAGGTCGAGGTCGTCGAATTCACAGGGCGCGTACCTTCCACTTTCGACGAGGAATTCTATAAGCCCGATCCGAGCATCAAGACCTTCATCGGCCACCCCGCTTCGATCGACAACCGCAACGTCCGCGGATTTACCGCGGCCGTCGTGCCCGGATGCGTGCGAGGCTTTGCGGAAGCGCTGAAGCGCTACGGCACGATCGGCTTCGATCGGGCGCTGACGCCCGCGATCGAGCGTGCCCGCAAGGGCATGTATGTCGATTGGCACACAACGCTGGCGATCGCGATCGCCGAGGGCGAACTTGGAATGGACCCGGGCGCCCGTTCGATCTTCCTGCCGAGCGGTCATGCGCCGGAGCCCGGCTCCACCCTTCCGCTCGACCAACTCGCCAAGACGCTGGAGCAGTTGGCGAATGAAGGCCCGGATTCGCTCTATGGCGGCGCGATCGGCGAAAAGCTGATCGCCGACCTCAATGCCGGCGGCAGTTCGATCACCCTGGAGGACTTGGCCAACTACGCCCCCCTCCTCTATCCGTCCCGGACCATGCCATTGCAGGGCAAAACCGTGCATGTGGCGGGGGAAACCAGCGCCGGCCAGCGGCTCTTCGACGCGCTCGATCACTTCGACAGGAAGCGCGGAAAAGGCCCGGTCGACGCTGGTTTCTTTACCGCCATGGCGGAAGCCCTCTGGGAAAGTTTCGGCGCTCACCGCAAACGCCTCAATCCGGCCGAGACGACCAACAAGACCAGCACCACGCAGGTCAATGCGGTGGATTCCGAAGGTCGTATGGTGGCGATCACCTTCACGCTGCTTAACCGTTTTGGCGCCCGCGCCCTGTCCCCCTCGACCGGAATCCTGCTCAACAACGGCATGTCCTGGTTCGACCCGACGCCCGGCCGCGCCAATTCGCTGACGCCGAATGCCTATGCGCCGAGCAACATGTGCCCGGTGGCGATCACAGACGAGAACGGCGCTTTCGCAGCTTTCGGTGCGGCCGGCGGCAACCAGATCGTGCCGTCGCTTGCCCAGCTCACCGGCATGATCCTGCATGCCGGCCTGGACATCGAGGAGGCGATGAACATGCCGCGCATGACGACCGGCCCGCATAACGACATCATCGTCAATGTCGACATGCCGGCCGAGCAGATCGAGGCACTCGCAAAGATCGCCAAGGTGAAGCCCGCGGCAGCCGTCGTCTATCCCCGGCCCTTCGCCGCTCCCGGCATGGTGGGAAGGCGCGGCAATGCCTTCATCGGCATGCCCGATATCACCTATCCGGCCGCATACGCCGCCACAGCTTGA
- a CDS encoding ABC transporter ATP-binding protein, translated as MSNERLSIEHLSVPLPRGADRAFAVEDLSLSVSKGEILCIVGESGSGKSLTALATMGLLPRNLGKPAGKVMFEGKDLLTLDEATRRDITGRRIAMIFQEPTAALNPIFRVGEQVSETFRIHTSLSGAEIRKKVIDLFREVQLPNPEQIYHSYPHQLSGGQCQRVMIATALALDPSVLIADEPTTALDVTTQAQILKLMLELRAKHDTGIIFITHDFGVVAEIADRVAVMQTGKLVEIGTRDEILNHPRQDYTRRLLAAVPTLTPRKEREGLGNPVLIARNIVKTFTRSGLFGGGRTVKAVDDVNITIRRGETLGLVGESGSGKSTLAQCVIRLVQPESGDILISGGDFAGLHGKALRAARRKVQIVFQDPYTALDPRQKVGDSIAEGPVIHGLDRKAAMARALDLLEACGLDRASATRFPHEFSGGQRQRICIARALAVEPELLIADESVSALDVSVQAQVLKLLADMQERLGFGILFITHDLRVASQICDNIAVMRNGRIVERGDPASLFGAPKETYTKELLAAVPGKGWQHHASENEAGTVKSREETP; from the coding sequence ATGAGCAACGAGCGGCTTTCTATCGAACATCTGAGCGTGCCGCTGCCGCGGGGAGCCGATCGCGCCTTCGCGGTCGAGGACCTGTCGCTCTCGGTCAGCAAGGGCGAAATCCTCTGCATCGTCGGCGAATCCGGCTCCGGCAAGTCGCTGACCGCACTCGCCACCATGGGGCTCCTGCCCCGCAACCTCGGCAAGCCTGCAGGCAAGGTGATGTTCGAGGGCAAGGACCTGCTGACCCTCGACGAGGCGACCCGCCGGGACATTACCGGCCGACGCATCGCGATGATCTTCCAGGAGCCGACGGCGGCACTCAACCCGATCTTCCGGGTCGGCGAACAGGTGTCGGAGACGTTCCGCATCCACACGTCGCTGAGCGGGGCCGAGATCCGCAAGAAGGTGATCGATCTCTTCCGCGAGGTGCAGCTTCCCAATCCCGAGCAGATCTACCATTCCTATCCGCACCAGCTTTCCGGCGGCCAGTGCCAGCGGGTGATGATCGCCACCGCTCTTGCCCTCGATCCTTCGGTGCTGATCGCCGACGAACCGACCACCGCGCTCGATGTCACCACCCAGGCACAGATCCTCAAGCTGATGCTGGAGCTTCGCGCCAAACACGATACCGGCATCATCTTCATCACCCATGATTTCGGCGTCGTCGCCGAGATCGCCGACCGCGTCGCCGTCATGCAGACGGGCAAGCTGGTCGAGATCGGCACACGCGACGAGATCCTCAACCACCCCAGGCAAGATTATACCCGTCGCCTGCTCGCCGCCGTGCCGACGCTGACGCCGCGAAAAGAACGCGAGGGCCTCGGCAATCCGGTGCTGATCGCCAGGAACATCGTCAAGACCTTCACCCGCTCCGGCCTCTTTGGCGGCGGCCGCACCGTGAAGGCGGTGGACGACGTCAATATCACCATCCGTCGCGGCGAAACGCTGGGCTTGGTCGGCGAATCCGGCTCCGGCAAGTCGACGCTGGCGCAATGCGTCATCCGCCTCGTGCAGCCGGAAAGCGGCGACATCCTGATTTCCGGCGGCGATTTTGCCGGCCTCCACGGCAAGGCGCTGCGCGCGGCACGCCGCAAGGTTCAGATCGTCTTCCAGGATCCGTACACTGCGCTCGATCCGCGCCAGAAGGTCGGCGATTCCATCGCCGAAGGTCCGGTCATCCACGGCCTCGACCGCAAGGCGGCGATGGCCCGCGCCCTCGACCTGCTCGAAGCCTGCGGCCTCGACCGCGCTTCGGCGACCCGTTTCCCGCACGAATTCTCCGGCGGCCAGAGGCAGCGCATCTGCATCGCCCGCGCACTCGCGGTCGAACCGGAATTGCTGATCGCCGACGAGAGCGTCTCCGCCCTCGACGTCTCGGTGCAGGCGCAGGTGTTGAAACTGCTCGCCGACATGCAGGAGAGGCTCGGGTTCGGCATCCTGTTCATCACCCACGACCTGCGCGTTGCGAGCCAGATCTGCGACAACATCGCGGTGATGCGCAACGGACGGATCGTCGAACGGGGCGATCCGGCCTCGCTGTTCGGTGCGCCGAAGGAAACCTACACCAAGGAACTGCTCGCCGCTGTGCCCGGCAAGGGCTGGCAGCACCATGCCAGTGAAAACGAAGCCGGGACAGTCAAATCCCGGGAGGAAACCCCATGA
- a CDS encoding ABC transporter permease translates to MKRVSPILVLAIVILAAAVFVAIVGNVFTSHGMSQQNLLARLKPPAFMTGSNPSFPLGTDRIGRDMVARVIAGLQMSLSVAIAGTIIGAVFGSAIGFIAAHFRGWVEEGLMMLVDFQASLPFILITLTLLAFFGNSMTLFIILMGLFGWEKYARLSRGVVLSAINQPYAKAIVALGAGNGRLYLKHVLPNVASALIVQVTLTFPQIILLETSLSFLGLGIQAPQTSLGQILGDGRDYLSTAWWISVWPGLVIFLVTLSMSIVGDWLRDRLDPMLRARTT, encoded by the coding sequence ATGAAGCGCGTGTCCCCCATTCTCGTTCTCGCCATCGTCATCCTGGCGGCTGCCGTGTTCGTCGCGATCGTCGGCAATGTCTTCACGTCGCACGGCATGTCGCAGCAGAACCTGCTCGCCCGCCTGAAGCCTCCGGCCTTCATGACCGGCAGCAATCCGAGCTTCCCGCTCGGCACCGACCGCATCGGCCGCGACATGGTGGCAAGGGTGATCGCCGGCCTGCAGATGTCGCTTTCGGTGGCGATCGCCGGCACGATCATCGGCGCCGTCTTCGGCTCCGCGATCGGCTTCATCGCTGCGCATTTCCGCGGCTGGGTCGAGGAAGGACTGATGATGCTGGTCGACTTCCAGGCATCGCTGCCCTTCATCCTCATCACGCTGACGCTGCTTGCCTTCTTCGGCAACAGCATGACGCTGTTCATCATCCTGATGGGCCTGTTCGGATGGGAAAAATATGCCCGCCTCTCCCGCGGCGTGGTTCTGTCGGCGATCAACCAGCCCTACGCCAAGGCCATCGTCGCGCTCGGGGCCGGCAACGGCCGGCTCTACCTCAAACATGTGCTGCCGAACGTGGCGAGCGCCCTGATCGTCCAGGTGACGCTGACGTTTCCGCAGATCATCCTGCTGGAAACCTCGCTCAGCTTCCTGGGTCTCGGCATCCAGGCGCCCCAGACCAGCCTCGGCCAGATCCTCGGCGACGGCCGGGATTATCTTTCGACCGCCTGGTGGATTTCGGTCTGGCCCGGCTTGGTCATTTTTCTCGTCACTCTTTCGATGAGCATCGTCGGCGACTGGCTGCGTGACCGCCTCGATCCGATGCTGCGTGCCCGAACAACCTGA
- a CDS encoding alpha/beta hydrolase family protein, producing MNNLIDLARHIPAPDASLTVAYTPIRLPMDGRQPLELRLTAPAAGDNLPVVLLSHGFGPSNYIPSKDGYAPLAQFWAERGLAVIQPTHASSRVGGLPADAPGAPFFWRERAGEMTTILDRMDEVERQAPAIAGRLDHARIAAAGHSFGGHTVGLLLGATLDGESFSDPRISAGILLAAPGRGGKDMTEENARRFPFFDVDFSRLAARSLVVCGDADDPHFTARGPEWHADAFYDGPGAEALLTLHGAGHGLGGIAGLDARETEAEMPETLETTRRMTLAWLRTALAIDPSAWTAACDALNGPAASLAHVGLKTGPT from the coding sequence ATGAATAACCTGATCGATCTCGCCCGCCACATTCCTGCGCCCGACGCCAGCCTCACTGTGGCCTACACCCCCATCCGCCTACCGATGGATGGCCGCCAGCCGCTGGAACTGCGTCTCACCGCGCCGGCGGCCGGCGACAACCTGCCCGTCGTGCTGCTGTCGCACGGTTTCGGGCCTTCCAACTACATCCCGTCGAAAGACGGTTATGCTCCGCTTGCCCAGTTCTGGGCGGAACGCGGCCTGGCGGTGATCCAGCCGACGCATGCGAGCTCCCGCGTTGGAGGCCTGCCTGCCGACGCCCCGGGTGCCCCTTTCTTCTGGCGTGAGCGCGCAGGCGAAATGACGACTATTCTCGACCGCATGGACGAGGTGGAGCGTCAGGCCCCGGCCATTGCGGGGCGGCTGGACCACGCTCGGATCGCGGCGGCAGGTCACTCCTTCGGAGGTCATACGGTCGGCCTCCTCCTGGGGGCGACACTGGATGGCGAGAGCTTTTCTGATCCGCGTATTTCAGCGGGCATCCTGCTGGCTGCTCCGGGGCGCGGCGGCAAGGACATGACCGAGGAAAACGCGCGCCGATTTCCCTTCTTCGATGTCGATTTCTCAAGGTTGGCGGCACGCAGCCTTGTCGTCTGCGGTGATGCCGATGATCCGCATTTCACCGCACGCGGCCCCGAATGGCACGCCGATGCCTTTTACGATGGTCCCGGCGCAGAAGCGCTGTTGACATTGCATGGGGCGGGGCATGGGCTTGGCGGGATCGCTGGACTGGACGCACGCGAAACTGAGGCAGAAATGCCCGAAACGCTGGAAACCACCAGGCGCATGACCCTCGCTTGGCTGCGGACCGCCCTGGCAATCGATCCGAGCGCCTGGACGGCGGCGTGCGATGCCCTGAACGGCCCTGCGGCCTCGCTTGCGCATGTCGGCTTAAAAACCGGGCCGACTTGA